One Niabella beijingensis DNA window includes the following coding sequences:
- a CDS encoding leucine-rich repeat domain-containing protein codes for MVLKICMTAWLLIVLNAALTGQVVKIPDPNFKNALIQNKVDINGDGEIQVSEAKKVTKLYLEALPFTSLEGIKSFTNLVEFGTFQNKIKQVDLEGMTSLTSLYLLDGDIESVNLKGCVNLELLGFTKNHLTTIDLSALKKLKDLDLSYNRFTKLEINDHPGLKKVLIDDNNMSEFRISRCPRLQWLDISTNNIATALDLTVFPDLVFFDASKNHLPSVEIRGLDKLKAFYCLYCNLTNLNLAGAKSLEDLMW; via the coding sequence ATGGTTCTGAAAATATGCATGACAGCCTGGCTGTTGATAGTACTGAACGCTGCTTTAACGGGCCAGGTAGTAAAAATTCCTGATCCCAATTTCAAAAATGCGCTCATTCAAAATAAGGTGGATATCAACGGAGATGGTGAAATCCAGGTATCCGAGGCTAAAAAGGTTACTAAACTATATCTGGAAGCCCTACCGTTTACTTCCCTGGAAGGCATCAAAAGCTTTACCAATCTGGTGGAATTCGGAACTTTTCAGAATAAAATAAAACAGGTGGATCTCGAGGGGATGACAAGTCTTACCTCGTTGTATCTGCTGGACGGGGATATCGAATCCGTCAATCTTAAAGGTTGTGTAAACCTGGAATTGCTTGGTTTTACCAAGAACCATCTGACAACTATCGATCTTTCGGCGCTTAAAAAACTAAAGGACCTGGATCTGAGTTATAACCGTTTTACGAAGCTTGAAATAAATGATCACCCCGGGCTGAAAAAGGTATTGATTGATGATAATAACATGAGTGAGTTTCGGATATCCAGGTGCCCCAGGCTTCAGTGGCTGGATATTAGTACAAACAACATTGCAACAGCCCTGGATCTCACGGTTTTTCCGGACCTGGTATTTTTCGATGCCAGTAAAAACCATCTTCCTTCAGTAGAAATAAGGGGATTGGATAAATTAAAGGCATTTTACTGCCTGTATTGCAACCTGACCAATCTTAATCTGGCCGGCGCCAAATCACTTGAAGACCTGATGTGGTAA
- a CDS encoding BspA family leucine-rich repeat surface protein encodes MKSTKQTLAHVLFFVLFLTAVLPASAQAPADWFITEWDLSKLPAGTASIQFPGQGAGYSIEWEQKNNPAVQGALTGNGFTTINFPAAGTIYRVKAHKGTGNFSRFYCGNTDVESSVKALVAVTQWGNTHWTTFDRAFSTCVNLETIPTADSPDLTGVADLQFMFFNAVKFNQPLNFNTATITNMQGMFANAANFNQPLNFNTANVTNMAQMFSYAAKFNQPLNFNTAAVTNMNYMFLGATSFNQPLNFNTAKVTNMANMLSNASSFNQPLNFNTAAVTDMSAMFWRATSFNQNLGHWALPSLQLATFMFENSGMSCVNYTNTLNGWAANTSTSTGVNFERQADMLYSDAAAANGRQKLMNATASGGLGWTIAGDATDNGVCYAQVLPVVFGSISARYTNSTLEVNWQTLSEKNVDFFIVQGSLDGNTWKPISTIPSKAISGNASQPLNYSYTGNGIALSAIGLLSLLLLPAGRRRTALLLTILATVAFGLSCGKQNAALREEQGSIAFIRVAQQDLDGTVTYSKIVKVGKE; translated from the coding sequence ATGAAGTCAACAAAACAAACACTAGCGCATGTACTCTTTTTCGTTCTATTCTTAACCGCCGTATTACCGGCAAGTGCCCAGGCTCCGGCAGACTGGTTTATAACGGAATGGGACTTAAGCAAGCTCCCGGCCGGTACCGCGTCTATCCAGTTCCCGGGACAGGGTGCCGGATATTCTATTGAGTGGGAACAGAAGAACAATCCTGCCGTTCAGGGGGCCCTGACCGGCAATGGGTTTACAACCATTAATTTTCCTGCCGCCGGCACCATCTACCGGGTAAAGGCACATAAGGGCACCGGCAACTTTTCAAGATTCTATTGTGGCAATACAGATGTAGAATCGTCTGTGAAGGCCCTGGTAGCGGTAACCCAATGGGGCAATACCCACTGGACCACATTTGACAGGGCATTTAGCACCTGTGTTAATTTAGAAACCATTCCCACAGCCGATAGCCCGGATCTTACGGGGGTAGCAGACCTGCAATTTATGTTCTTCAACGCCGTTAAATTTAACCAACCGCTCAATTTTAATACCGCCACCATTACCAATATGCAGGGAATGTTTGCCAATGCTGCCAACTTTAATCAACCGCTGAACTTTAATACAGCGAATGTCACAAATATGGCACAAATGTTTTCCTACGCTGCTAAATTCAATCAGCCGCTCAATTTCAATACCGCTGCAGTTACCAATATGAACTACATGTTTCTCGGCGCCACCAGTTTTAACCAGCCGCTGAATTTCAATACTGCTAAGGTCACTAATATGGCCAACATGCTTTCCAATGCCAGCAGCTTTAACCAGCCGCTGAATTTTAATACGGCTGCAGTTACTGATATGTCCGCGATGTTCTGGCGTGCCACCAGTTTTAACCAAAACCTGGGGCATTGGGCACTGCCATCGCTGCAACTGGCAACCTTTATGTTTGAGAACTCAGGCATGAGCTGTGTGAACTACACCAATACCCTCAACGGATGGGCTGCGAATACCAGCACCAGCACGGGCGTAAATTTTGAAAGGCAGGCAGACATGCTTTATTCCGATGCGGCGGCCGCTAATGGCCGTCAAAAACTCATGAACGCCACCGCATCCGGCGGACTGGGATGGACGATCGCGGGGGATGCTACCGATAATGGAGTGTGCTATGCCCAGGTCTTGCCGGTGGTGTTTGGCAGCATCAGCGCCCGGTATACCAATAGCACACTGGAAGTAAACTGGCAAACGCTTTCGGAGAAAAACGTAGATTTCTTTATAGTGCAGGGCTCATTAGATGGTAATACCTGGAAGCCGATCAGCACGATTCCATCAAAAGCCATCTCCGGCAATGCCAGCCAACCATTAAATTATAGCTATACCGGTAACGGCATTGCTTTATCTGCAATAGGCTTATTAAGCCTGCTGTTATTACCGGCGGGGCGACGAAGAACGGCCTTATTGTTAACGATCCTTGCAACTGTTGCATTTGGTCTTTCCTGCGGCAAACAAAATGCAGCGTTAAGAGAAGAACAAGGCAGCATCGCTTTTATCCGGGTAGCCCAGCAGGATCTTGATGGTACCGTAACCTACTCCAAAATCGTAAAAGTGGGGAAGGAATAG
- a CDS encoding serine hydrolase domain-containing protein, whose protein sequence is MLNEEYHRSGFPGFSVAIINKDSILYEHAFGFADIEKKIPYSTNTLQPIASISKLFIGMAVMKAVEQGLFTLETSIDDILPFKVAAPYMQEMPVRIKHLVTHTSGITDNQDIYKKTYIYTPPAEKDNALYKLIISKGYGATGTDTSLALFLKNYLAADGHFYNKKNFNKAAPGKRYDYSNIASDLAAYLVEVKSGLSFAAYTEKYILNPLQMNHSGWFRTAVDPSNIATLYTGLKAAYPSYGSVCYPDGGLISSCHDLSIFLKENIAGYEGKGTLLTPASFSTMMQPAFSATYTPKDIDPNEPNIGVFYTIKKNGIIGHSGSDGGVTSFLFFNAEKGFGMLFIANTELEGLNGINKNLLSDFQKIWNIMGQYGGKMQATARGRLP, encoded by the coding sequence TTGTTAAATGAGGAATATCACCGATCAGGATTTCCCGGCTTTAGTGTAGCTATTATAAATAAGGACAGCATTCTGTATGAACATGCTTTCGGGTTTGCAGATATTGAGAAGAAAATACCGTATAGCACCAACACGTTGCAGCCGATCGCTTCCATAAGTAAATTATTCATAGGCATGGCAGTGATGAAGGCTGTAGAACAGGGGTTGTTTACGCTGGAGACCAGCATCGATGATATTTTACCGTTTAAAGTGGCTGCTCCATATATGCAGGAAATGCCGGTTCGCATAAAACATTTGGTCACGCATACGTCTGGGATAACAGATAATCAGGACATCTATAAAAAAACATACATTTATACACCTCCTGCAGAGAAGGATAACGCGCTCTATAAATTAATTATATCTAAAGGTTATGGTGCAACAGGAACAGATACCAGCCTGGCCTTGTTTCTAAAGAATTACCTGGCGGCAGATGGCCATTTTTATAATAAAAAGAATTTCAATAAGGCTGCACCCGGTAAACGATACGACTATTCCAATATTGCTTCCGACCTTGCGGCTTACCTGGTAGAGGTAAAGTCGGGACTTTCTTTTGCAGCCTATACGGAAAAATATATTTTAAATCCGCTGCAAATGAATCATTCAGGATGGTTTAGAACAGCAGTAGACCCAAGCAACATCGCTACTTTATATACCGGATTAAAAGCGGCTTATCCATCCTACGGTTCCGTTTGTTATCCTGACGGAGGACTTATTTCCTCCTGTCACGATTTAAGTATCTTTCTTAAGGAAAATATTGCGGGGTATGAAGGCAAAGGAACACTCCTGACACCTGCGTCATTTTCCACGATGATGCAACCCGCTTTTTCCGCAACTTATACACCAAAAGATATCGATCCTAATGAGCCCAATATCGGCGTATTTTATACAATAAAAAAGAATGGAATTATTGGTCACAGCGGCAGCGATGGCGGTGTTACATCATTCCTTTTCTTTAACGCGGAAAAAGGATTCGGCATGCTCTTTATTGCCAATACAGAACTGGAAGGACTAAATGGGATTAATAAAAACCTGTTATCCGATTTTCAAAAAATATGGAATATAATGGGACAGTATGGAGGCAAAATGCAAGCAACAGCTCGTGGGCGGCTCCCATAG
- a CDS encoding RNA-directed DNA polymerase, with protein MRENFRKALLNIIKHGDTDIFPFPFERYLFSDKLNEILDLLEVYHANLEQTLSQSPPLTLVKLSQVGYYGFRQATMIEPFWNAYFLGLVISLANSIEQTRINESENRIFSYRFGWDEDNGTLFKDTTWNDYKMQCIENSKSYNFVLQTDISNFYPRINHHKLENELKRVDTTTDIPKRIIKLLSVFSGTISYGLPVGGPASRILAELALNHTDFHLRSRGITFCRYADDYTIFCDDESEAYKILILLSEKLSNDQLGLQKDKTKIMSSEEFREINRFLDPKPTNDTSAEEEQKLLNISIRFDPYSATAVEDYDALKEAVKEIDIVGILSREVNKTRIDQTVTKQAINATKVLSKANQVQAVSILLDHNNLVTLSPVFTSIMRAVRSIYEDLNDDGKELVDKSLLELFGSQSYLTKIEMNLNYIVQILSLRYSSEKEALFIKLFETQTNHLLKRQIIIAMANWTCHYWLVDIKNQFTTLTTWERRAVIYASYFLGDEGKHWRTHNKSLFSREEHIIRDWSEWRKQQNSLILV; from the coding sequence ATGAGAGAAAATTTTAGAAAAGCCCTTCTTAATATTATAAAACATGGAGACACAGATATCTTTCCATTCCCCTTTGAAAGGTATTTGTTTAGCGATAAACTTAACGAGATCTTAGATTTATTAGAAGTCTATCATGCGAATTTGGAGCAAACACTTAGTCAATCTCCCCCACTTACTCTGGTTAAATTAAGCCAAGTAGGTTACTATGGTTTTAGGCAAGCAACCATGATAGAACCTTTTTGGAATGCTTATTTCCTTGGCTTGGTTATTTCGCTGGCCAATAGCATTGAACAGACAAGAATTAATGAGTCTGAAAACAGAATTTTTTCTTATCGTTTTGGATGGGATGAGGACAATGGCACCCTTTTTAAGGATACCACCTGGAATGATTATAAGATGCAGTGTATAGAAAATTCAAAGTCTTATAATTTTGTTCTTCAAACGGATATTTCAAATTTTTATCCAAGGATAAATCATCATAAATTAGAAAATGAGTTAAAGCGGGTAGACACAACAACAGATATTCCTAAAAGAATAATTAAGTTGTTAAGCGTTTTTTCAGGCACTATTTCCTACGGTCTTCCAGTTGGTGGGCCTGCATCGAGAATACTGGCCGAATTGGCACTAAATCATACAGACTTTCACTTGCGATCTAGAGGAATAACTTTTTGTAGATATGCTGATGATTATACTATTTTTTGCGACGATGAATCGGAAGCTTACAAAATTCTCATTCTTCTCTCGGAAAAACTTTCTAATGATCAATTGGGACTACAAAAAGATAAGACCAAGATTATGTCGTCAGAAGAATTTAGAGAAATCAACAGGTTTCTTGATCCAAAACCGACTAATGACACTAGTGCCGAAGAAGAACAGAAATTATTGAATATATCTATAAGGTTTGATCCATATTCTGCTACGGCAGTTGAAGATTATGATGCATTGAAAGAAGCGGTTAAAGAAATTGATATAGTAGGCATTTTGTCAAGAGAGGTTAATAAAACTCGTATTGATCAAACTGTTACAAAGCAGGCAATCAATGCGACTAAAGTGCTTTCTAAAGCAAATCAGGTACAAGCAGTAAGCATTCTCCTCGATCATAACAATCTTGTAACGCTTTCTCCTGTATTTACTTCAATTATGCGAGCAGTAAGAAGCATATATGAAGACCTTAACGACGATGGGAAAGAACTTGTGGATAAATCTTTATTAGAACTTTTCGGTAGTCAAAGCTATCTGACTAAAATCGAAATGAATTTAAATTACATCGTTCAAATACTTTCATTAAGATATTCGTCTGAGAAAGAGGCATTGTTTATCAAGCTTTTTGAAACTCAGACCAACCACTTACTAAAGAGGCAAATTATTATTGCAATGGCCAATTGGACTTGCCATTATTGGTTAGTGGATATAAAAAATCAATTTACAACTTTAACTACTTGGGAAAGACGCGCTGTTATTTACGCCTCATATTTCTTGGGTGATGAGGGCAAGCATTGGAGGACACATAATAAGAGCTTGTTTAGTAGAGAAGAGCACATTATTAGAGATTGGAGCGAATGGAGAAAGCAACAGAATTCCCTTATACTTGTATGA
- a CDS encoding helix-turn-helix domain-containing protein translates to MQDRNEKPGTVKEDKLKIKIVSDSNPYLPADIRQKLLQPRRLTSYFLMLVDSGAVTYNVDLQDMTLTDGQLLFAMPNQVFVPPAKTADLKYFKVLFDESTLALLPQQFPFLVNPLNTQTIIFDNAARERVSKVFEILHQLLHAGEQPADTEIVLAYLNALLTELNSAYFQNTEPANMLNTNLSKFIAFKLMVETHLTEQPSVNAIAEKLALTTNSLYRIVKEYSGVSPKDFFTNRLMIEARRKLQYAPLSVKELAYELGFNDPDYFSRFFKKCTGQSISEFIKK, encoded by the coding sequence ATGCAAGATAGAAACGAAAAACCCGGTACTGTAAAGGAAGACAAGCTGAAGATAAAAATTGTCTCCGACAGTAATCCTTATCTTCCTGCTGATATCCGGCAAAAGCTGCTACAGCCCCGCAGGCTGACTTCTTATTTTTTAATGCTGGTTGACAGCGGCGCTGTTACCTATAATGTAGATCTGCAGGACATGACGCTTACGGACGGACAATTGCTTTTTGCAATGCCTAACCAGGTATTTGTACCCCCGGCTAAAACCGCCGACCTTAAATATTTCAAAGTACTGTTTGATGAGAGCACATTAGCCTTGCTGCCGCAGCAATTTCCTTTTCTGGTGAATCCTTTAAACACACAAACGATCATTTTTGACAATGCGGCAAGAGAACGGGTGAGCAAAGTTTTTGAAATTTTACACCAGCTGCTTCATGCAGGCGAACAGCCGGCCGATACAGAAATAGTATTGGCTTACCTGAACGCCCTGTTAACAGAACTGAACAGCGCTTATTTCCAGAATACGGAACCGGCAAATATGCTGAACACCAACCTGTCAAAATTTATTGCGTTCAAATTAATGGTGGAAACCCATCTTACCGAGCAGCCTTCTGTAAATGCCATAGCAGAAAAGCTGGCTTTAACCACCAACAGCTTATACCGCATCGTAAAGGAATATTCGGGCGTTTCGCCAAAAGATTTTTTCACCAACCGGTTAATGATTGAAGCGCGGCGGAAATTACAGTATGCCCCCCTTTCTGTAAAAGAGCTGGCGTACGAGCTGGGCTTTAACGACCCTGATTACTTTTCAAGATTCTTCAAAAAATGTACAGGACAAAGCATCAGCGAGTTTATTAAAAAGTAA
- a CDS encoding SDR family oxidoreductase translates to MKSALVTGSNKSIGFEVARQLAQQGIYVYLGSRSLENGRAAVNKLKAEGLSNVAAIRLDITDDASVKNARAAIGRQTRTLDILINNAGIFGGYPQAALDATIDQFKAAYDANVYGVVRVTQAFIDLLKNAAEPRIVNVSSSQGSITLHSDPSYKYYDYKGAVYLSSKSAMNMYTVVLAYELRDSNFKVNAVCPGFTKTDFNGHRGTGTLEDAGKRIVKYALIDKDGPTGKFFSEENNPVTGAIPW, encoded by the coding sequence ATGAAATCAGCATTAGTAACAGGCTCTAACAAAAGCATCGGCTTTGAAGTTGCACGGCAGCTTGCGCAACAAGGAATTTATGTTTACCTCGGCAGTCGCAGTCTGGAAAACGGCAGAGCAGCGGTGAATAAATTGAAAGCAGAGGGATTAAGCAATGTAGCGGCTATCCGGCTCGACATTACGGATGATGCATCTGTAAAAAATGCCCGTGCAGCAATAGGCAGGCAAACAAGAACACTGGACATACTGATCAATAACGCCGGCATTTTTGGCGGCTATCCACAAGCGGCGCTTGATGCCACCATAGACCAGTTCAAAGCTGCATACGATGCAAATGTTTACGGGGTTGTAAGGGTGACACAGGCATTTATTGATTTATTGAAAAATGCTGCTGAGCCCCGTATTGTCAATGTTAGCTCAAGCCAGGGCTCTATTACTTTGCACAGCGACCCTTCCTATAAGTATTACGACTACAAAGGAGCGGTTTATCTTTCTTCCAAATCGGCCATGAATATGTACACCGTTGTACTGGCATACGAGCTGAGGGATAGTAATTTCAAAGTAAATGCCGTTTGCCCGGGATTTACAAAAACGGATTTCAACGGGCACAGGGGCACTGGAACTTTAGAAGACGCCGGAAAGCGCATTGTAAAATATGCTTTGATTGACAAAGACGGACCAACCGGAAAATTCTTCAGTGAAGAAAATAATCCGGTAACAGGAGCAATACCGTGGTAA
- a CDS encoding dihydrofolate reductase family protein — protein sequence MRKIRIFEHISLDGVIEHDGDYTYGAWTTPYRSPAGAAALLEAYGPDFDLLLARHTYDIFSGFWPNAGDFPMANAINAATKYIVTHRPESLEWGPVKGLRGEVVAAIRDLKSTDGPDLIVVGSSTLTSVLLDQGLADEVVLITYPVLLGSGKRLLANGIDARELAFIDSKTTPTGLLINRYQHLGSLKK from the coding sequence ATGAGAAAGATCCGGATTTTTGAACACATCTCGCTGGATGGCGTAATCGAGCATGACGGAGACTACACTTATGGTGCGTGGACAACACCTTACCGAAGCCCGGCGGGGGCAGCGGCCCTCCTGGAGGCCTATGGTCCGGATTTCGACCTGCTGCTTGCCCGCCACACCTACGATATATTTAGCGGCTTTTGGCCCAATGCCGGGGATTTTCCAATGGCCAATGCTATAAATGCCGCAACAAAATACATTGTCACCCACCGGCCCGAGAGCCTGGAATGGGGACCGGTAAAAGGACTGAGAGGAGAAGTAGTAGCTGCGATCCGTGATCTCAAATCAACGGACGGCCCCGATCTGATTGTTGTGGGAAGTTCAACGTTAACCTCTGTATTGCTCGACCAGGGACTGGCAGATGAAGTGGTACTCATCACTTACCCGGTTCTGCTGGGCAGTGGTAAACGTTTATTGGCAAACGGCATTGATGCCCGCGAACTTGCTTTTATAGATTCAAAGACAACGCCCACCGGTTTGCTCATAAACAGGTATCAACACCTTGGATCATTGAAAAAATGA
- a CDS encoding GNAT family N-acetyltransferase, translating into MVNRTFTPFPILRTERLSLRQLVINDEQEIFALRSDSEINKYLDRQASHTVDDARNFINKVNEHINNNEALYWAITLRDTNILVGTICLFGFSDEHDSCEIGYELQTNFQGQGIMREAAAKVIGYAFHTLKVQKIEAFLHKDNLRSVRLLDKFLFQRSNKPDEATPELIGYELTNSIDKPK; encoded by the coding sequence ATGGTAAACAGAACTTTTACACCTTTTCCAATTTTAAGAACGGAAAGGCTTAGCCTCCGGCAACTGGTAATTAATGACGAGCAGGAAATTTTTGCTTTGCGTTCTGATAGTGAAATAAATAAATACCTGGACAGGCAGGCAAGCCATACTGTTGATGATGCAAGGAATTTCATCAATAAGGTTAATGAGCATATTAATAATAATGAGGCTTTATACTGGGCAATAACTTTGCGTGATACAAACATATTGGTTGGGACAATTTGTCTTTTTGGCTTTTCAGATGAACATGACAGCTGTGAGATCGGCTATGAACTCCAGACAAACTTTCAGGGGCAGGGAATAATGAGGGAGGCTGCAGCAAAGGTTATCGGCTATGCATTCCATACACTTAAGGTTCAAAAAATTGAAGCATTCTTGCATAAGGATAATCTGCGCTCTGTAAGACTGCTGGATAAATTTTTGTTTCAGCGATCAAACAAGCCTGATGAGGCAACACCTGAATTAATAGGTTACGAGCTGACCAATTCAATTGACAAGCCGAAATAA
- a CDS encoding DUF6273 domain-containing protein yields the protein MMKNDLITFGTYSWLVLDIKKDRILIITEDIIALRWYHSDFTDTTWADCALRKYLNTEFYNTFSQDEKARIIAVENHNPDNAWFKTKGGKNTTDNIFLLSLEEACEYFGDSKENLNIKSKQKWLIADENDQNRRAKYENEFHWWRLRSPGYYGKTSASINAKGNVYVRGNGVYGRPKDGGGLRPALWLKLS from the coding sequence ATGATGAAAAACGACCTGATCACTTTTGGGACATACAGCTGGCTGGTGCTTGACATCAAGAAGGACAGGATATTGATTATTACCGAAGACATTATAGCATTGCGTTGGTATCATAGTGATTTTACGGATACGACCTGGGCCGATTGTGCGTTAAGAAAATATCTTAATACAGAATTTTACAACACATTCAGCCAAGATGAAAAAGCAAGGATCATTGCCGTAGAAAATCATAATCCGGACAATGCCTGGTTTAAGACAAAAGGAGGCAAAAATACTACCGACAATATATTTTTACTTAGCCTGGAAGAAGCCTGCGAATACTTTGGCGACAGTAAAGAAAACCTGAATATTAAAAGTAAACAGAAATGGTTAATAGCTGACGAAAATGACCAGAATAGACGGGCGAAATACGAAAATGAATTCCATTGGTGGCGGCTTCGCTCACCAGGTTACTATGGAAAAACATCGGCAAGCATTAATGCAAAAGGGAACGTGTACGTTCGTGGTAATGGTGTATACGGACGGCCAAAAGACGGCGGCGGGCTTCGCCCGGCATTATGGTTAAAATTATCATGA
- a CDS encoding outer membrane beta-barrel family protein codes for MYYEDISAAYLAATGKIGRIQVNAGLRGEHTGSLANSVTTASRVRKSYIKWLPSATVSYPIDKRQDLSFSYTRRITRPPFSQLNPFRFYLSALNYWIGNPYLDPSTTSQFKINYRFRSYLFELNAGKESDVITRYPMYDTVTNEMAFLGTNLPYRKFAHVSIVAPFTISKLWQVNLQAMGYYNKEQRPYLGKVYSPGIYNYVLKLNQTFTFKNNFSATVFANYESRSGNSLYIIKPMYNVDLALQKGWFANKLNTKLAFTDIFDTYYQQLIFRYKEIINNQFSHWWGAQRLQITISYSLGKTNQNNKKTTVSEEENRATR; via the coding sequence ATTTATTACGAAGATATAAGCGCCGCTTATCTGGCTGCAACCGGGAAAATCGGAAGGATCCAGGTAAATGCCGGCCTCAGGGGAGAGCATACGGGATCGCTTGCCAACTCGGTTACCACCGCTTCGCGGGTACGGAAATCTTATATAAAATGGTTGCCTTCCGCCACCGTCAGTTATCCCATCGACAAACGGCAGGATCTTTCTTTTTCTTATACCCGGCGCATCACCCGGCCTCCGTTCAGCCAGCTAAATCCCTTCCGGTTCTACTTAAGCGCTTTGAACTACTGGATCGGCAACCCCTATCTTGATCCTTCCACTACCAGCCAGTTTAAAATCAACTATCGTTTCAGATCGTACCTGTTTGAGCTCAATGCAGGTAAGGAATCGGATGTAATCACCAGATACCCGATGTACGATACAGTCACCAACGAAATGGCTTTTTTGGGCACCAACCTGCCTTATCGCAAATTTGCCCATGTGTCAATCGTTGCACCTTTTACGATCAGCAAATTATGGCAGGTCAACCTGCAGGCCATGGGGTATTATAATAAAGAACAACGCCCTTACCTGGGTAAGGTATACAGTCCCGGTATTTATAATTATGTTTTAAAACTGAACCAGACGTTTACGTTTAAGAACAATTTTTCCGCCACTGTTTTTGCCAATTACGAATCCCGCTCCGGCAACAGCCTGTATATTATTAAACCCATGTATAATGTGGATCTTGCACTGCAAAAAGGGTGGTTTGCAAACAAGCTCAATACCAAGCTCGCGTTTACCGATATCTTTGATACCTACTACCAGCAGCTCATTTTCAGGTATAAGGAAATCATCAACAATCAATTTTCTCACTGGTGGGGTGCTCAGCGGTTGCAGATCACGATCAGCTACTCCTTAGGCAAAACCAATCAAAATAACAAAAAGACCACTGTTTCTGAAGAAGAGAACAGGGCCACGCGATAA
- a CDS encoding helix-turn-helix domain-containing protein, translated as MPNNKIHEGRNVKRFREMLGIKQDALAADLGDDWNQQRVSLLEQKETIDTSLLQQISAILKVPVEAIQNFDEEQAVNVIANTINNNDNSSFFNQGTININPIEEIKKLHEEKMALYERMLKEKDEMMARLEKLINK; from the coding sequence ATGCCAAACAATAAAATACATGAAGGCCGCAATGTGAAACGTTTCCGCGAAATGCTGGGTATAAAACAGGATGCTCTTGCCGCCGACCTGGGCGATGACTGGAACCAGCAACGCGTATCCCTGCTGGAGCAGAAGGAAACCATTGACACTTCCCTGCTGCAACAAATTTCTGCCATACTGAAAGTGCCTGTAGAGGCTATCCAGAATTTTGATGAAGAGCAGGCGGTGAATGTGATTGCGAATACAATTAATAATAATGACAATAGTTCGTTCTTTAATCAAGGCACGATAAATATTAATCCTATAGAGGAAATTAAGAAACTACACGAAGAGAAGATGGCGCTTTATGAACGAATGCTGAAGGAGAAGGATGAAATGATGGCGAGGTTGGAGAAGTTGATCAATAAATAG